A DNA window from Leptospira langatensis contains the following coding sequences:
- a CDS encoding SiaB family protein kinase, which yields MMENEVVNLFKTYRETSEYNLLVSFKGRLSQEVLTELGSMIRTSLSTESKIKKIFAVFIELAQNMLHYSAERKINEEQKDAGVGILVVRENSVGYHVASGNLVLNEKIEFLTERIQKINSMNKDELKSFYQQQLRSERPEDSKGAGVGLIDIARKSDGPLVFHFDSLDGKQSFFTISAFFTKEN from the coding sequence ATGATGGAAAATGAAGTCGTTAATCTGTTTAAGACTTATCGGGAAACCAGCGAATATAATTTGCTAGTATCCTTCAAGGGCAGGCTGTCCCAAGAAGTGTTGACCGAATTGGGTTCTATGATCCGTACCTCTCTCAGCACGGAATCCAAAATTAAGAAAATTTTTGCCGTATTTATAGAACTCGCCCAGAACATGCTGCACTACTCCGCGGAGCGCAAGATCAACGAGGAGCAAAAGGACGCAGGGGTAGGGATACTCGTAGTCCGGGAAAATTCAGTTGGCTACCATGTTGCTTCGGGAAATTTGGTACTGAACGAGAAAATCGAGTTTCTCACGGAAAGGATCCAAAAAATCAACTCCATGAATAAGGACGAATTAAAGTCCTTCTATCAGCAACAACTCAGGTCGGAGAGACCGGAGGATAGTAAGGGAGCCGGAGTAGGATTGATCGATATTGCGAGAAAGTCGGATGGACCTCTTGTATTTCATTTTGATTCGTTGGATGGGAAACAATCCTTCTTCACAATCTCCGCATTTTTTACGAAGGAAAACTAG
- a CDS encoding protein kinase domain-containing protein, giving the protein MIVTGFELRERLNAESASEVYKAVRKDDSKSIIIKFLPVLDELHPSVVNLKNEYEILTLLSEKEFVKPIKFEKLQDGFALFMDYVSGGSLKDFIAKKPMTLTDFFSIAIQLSERLSEIHSRKIIHKDLKPENIIYNKETKQVRIIDFGISTRLNKEETSWSAPNILEGSIHYVSPEQTGRMNRSVDYRSDFYSLGITFYEMLLGKLPFEGDDLLQLVHSHLAKIPVSPKEARPEIPSVLSDIVMKLLAKNAEDRYQTARGLQGDLEKAYSLWKENTDFPAFPLAQNDFSTEFKIPQKLYGREEYIKTLLEEFKNVATNGRSRMVLIGGYSGVGKSSLVKEINKPLTESKGYFISGKFDQYNRNLPFSAIIQVFSSLVELILTEPPERIEAWKGKIRKALGANGKVVTDVIPELEIIIGKQEAVPELGPQENANRFYIVFQNFIKVFASSDHPLAVFLDDLQWADTASLELLRILMEDVTVSHLFIILAYRDNEVDSSHPFQALLDVLEKEGLDPYKIVLQPLALKDVKELLMDSLHTAQDKITELSEIVHAKTGGNPFFIGELLKQLAKEDSVYFDQGTGKPGEGTWKWDIAKIKNTKISDNVVELLINRIRKLPPKIQETLELASCIGSSFDLALLTRILETDYKTTVGALQEAVQEELIVPVGDNYRLGEALDEKESNKEKLLQAAKTVMYRFQHDRVQQAAYEIIDEDKKKKIRLQLGRFLLEGADQKQIEDNIFDIANHLNIGSPYITEASEKLRLAQLDLIAGKKAKNSTAYKPALSYIAKAREMLFLLPEANEGDDRLWAKHYEICYSVFRELGEIQYLTGVFEDSQKTIDTLLKYAKTPIEQADAYNLLIIEYSALGKFDLALPMIIKALKPLGVDIPDKDHDKVTGAEVEIANAALEGKTVESLLDLPLIQKQEHIMAVNLMTSAIPTVYNYALTLFPVISLKMVNLFLKHGNVSDPYGYSMYAIVLTSGFQQYRKGYEFAELAIKVSEKFKNPSGITKAANILANYTTPFVKHLKYSEEINHRGIQASLESGEFLHGGYCAMNDAINVVLQSKNLELVKPKIDGLLKFTRKVKNNLAIDTVLASALIVSNLRGKTASHTEFSTEEMNEQEFIELCNSHQSPFPVCLFKIMKSRMLLSYGEPEAALKELEEAEGMLGFISGQIAVEEHAYLYSLAMAANYKLSPQDKKAKFLERMKQNQQKLKLLSENSPENFEHKYLLVEAELARLEYKNWKAAKTYEQAIQLASKNEYYNDEALAAELASKFWFSKGSAKIGSQYVGEAYQKYGRWGATKKQELLRAKYPEFIREKGGRDTFRTTRTIGTLSTRTASATEVYTGQTLDFQSILKSSTAISGEIKLESLLDTLMQISIENVGAEKGVMILRRDGKLFVEAEGSITDDEIRVMQGTPLQESKNIPISVIYYVERTKEDLVLRNAFADEKFNKDPYIRERKTKSVLCSPIIKQGELIGILYLENNLSEAAFTSDRLQTISILSSQAAISIDNALLYANLESKVAERTKELATANDDLALKNQHITDSITYSLNIQQAILPAHEILSKSLEDYFVIFRPKDIVSGDFYWFSKQEDATYIAAVDCTGHGVPGALMSMIGNTLLNQIVNEIGITEPGEILSLLHLKVRQALKQDTDQTNSRDGMDLCLLKIQDNNLFFAGAKRPIFIGKGGVLTEIKGDRFSIGGKQKEETRKFTTHSIPLEKGIRTSVYLTTDGFMDQPNPERMKIGTKGFLAFLGGIEHLSCAEQKERMESFLLAHQNGEAQRDDITLVGVVLGG; this is encoded by the coding sequence ATGATCGTAACAGGATTCGAACTAAGAGAAAGGCTAAACGCCGAATCTGCCTCGGAAGTGTATAAGGCCGTTCGAAAAGATGATAGCAAATCGATAATCATCAAATTCCTTCCCGTTTTGGACGAACTGCATCCTTCTGTAGTCAATCTCAAGAACGAATACGAGATCTTAACATTATTATCCGAGAAAGAATTCGTTAAGCCGATCAAGTTCGAAAAGCTCCAAGATGGATTCGCTCTGTTCATGGACTATGTGTCCGGAGGTTCCCTAAAGGACTTCATCGCAAAGAAGCCGATGACCCTTACGGACTTCTTCTCCATTGCGATCCAATTATCGGAAAGGTTAAGCGAGATCCATTCCCGCAAGATCATTCATAAGGACTTAAAACCAGAGAACATTATCTATAATAAGGAGACCAAACAGGTCCGGATCATAGACTTTGGGATCTCCACTAGGCTCAATAAAGAAGAGACTTCTTGGTCTGCTCCCAATATTTTAGAGGGCTCCATTCATTATGTTTCTCCGGAGCAAACAGGAAGAATGAACCGATCCGTGGATTATAGAAGTGATTTCTATTCTCTCGGGATCACCTTCTACGAAATGCTTTTAGGCAAACTTCCTTTCGAAGGAGACGATCTACTACAGCTGGTGCATTCTCACTTAGCAAAGATCCCTGTTTCTCCGAAGGAAGCCCGTCCTGAGATCCCGTCCGTACTTTCAGATATTGTAATGAAGCTTCTGGCAAAGAACGCAGAAGACAGATATCAAACTGCGAGAGGGCTCCAAGGAGACTTGGAAAAGGCCTATTCTCTTTGGAAGGAAAACACCGATTTTCCGGCCTTCCCATTGGCTCAAAACGATTTCTCCACCGAGTTCAAGATCCCTCAAAAACTCTACGGAAGGGAAGAATATATCAAAACCCTTTTGGAAGAGTTTAAGAATGTTGCGACTAACGGTCGTTCCAGAATGGTATTGATCGGAGGATATTCCGGTGTGGGTAAATCCTCGCTCGTAAAAGAGATCAATAAGCCCCTTACGGAATCCAAAGGTTATTTTATCTCCGGAAAATTCGATCAGTACAATCGGAACCTTCCCTTTTCCGCGATCATACAAGTCTTCTCCAGTTTAGTAGAATTGATCCTAACCGAGCCACCGGAAAGGATCGAAGCCTGGAAAGGAAAGATCCGTAAGGCTCTAGGCGCAAACGGAAAGGTAGTCACGGATGTGATCCCTGAACTCGAGATCATCATAGGAAAACAGGAAGCAGTCCCGGAACTTGGTCCCCAAGAGAACGCCAACCGTTTTTATATAGTATTCCAGAACTTCATTAAGGTTTTTGCAAGTTCCGATCACCCTCTCGCTGTCTTTTTGGATGATTTGCAATGGGCGGATACCGCTTCTCTGGAACTTCTGCGGATCCTAATGGAAGATGTAACTGTAAGTCATCTTTTTATTATATTAGCATATCGCGATAACGAAGTGGACTCTTCCCATCCGTTCCAAGCTCTATTGGACGTATTGGAAAAAGAAGGACTAGATCCGTACAAGATCGTATTGCAGCCTCTCGCACTAAAGGATGTGAAGGAATTGCTAATGGACAGCCTTCATACTGCCCAGGACAAGATCACCGAACTTTCCGAGATTGTTCATGCAAAGACCGGAGGAAACCCGTTCTTTATCGGTGAGCTATTGAAGCAGCTCGCCAAAGAGGATTCCGTCTATTTTGACCAAGGAACAGGAAAACCGGGAGAAGGCACTTGGAAATGGGATATCGCCAAGATCAAGAACACTAAGATTTCGGATAATGTTGTCGAACTTCTCATCAACCGGATCCGTAAACTTCCTCCTAAGATCCAAGAGACATTAGAACTTGCTTCCTGTATCGGAAGTTCCTTCGATTTGGCACTCCTCACCAGGATCCTAGAAACGGATTATAAGACCACAGTAGGAGCCTTGCAAGAGGCGGTCCAAGAAGAATTGATCGTACCCGTCGGAGACAACTATCGTCTAGGAGAAGCATTGGATGAAAAAGAATCCAATAAGGAAAAACTTCTCCAAGCTGCAAAGACAGTCATGTATAGATTCCAGCATGACCGAGTACAGCAAGCAGCGTATGAGATCATAGACGAGGATAAGAAGAAGAAAATCAGATTGCAACTCGGTAGGTTCCTTCTCGAAGGTGCGGACCAAAAACAGATCGAGGACAATATCTTCGATATAGCGAATCACTTGAACATTGGTTCTCCTTATATTACCGAGGCTTCCGAAAAACTTCGTCTCGCGCAGTTAGATCTCATCGCAGGAAAGAAGGCAAAGAATTCAACTGCTTACAAACCTGCCTTGAGCTATATTGCAAAAGCAAGAGAGATGCTTTTCCTTCTTCCGGAAGCGAACGAGGGAGACGATCGGCTCTGGGCAAAACACTATGAGATCTGTTATTCCGTATTCAGAGAATTAGGAGAGATCCAGTACCTGACAGGAGTATTCGAAGATTCGCAAAAGACGATAGATACTCTTTTGAAATATGCTAAGACTCCGATCGAACAGGCAGACGCTTACAATCTTCTTATCATAGAATATTCCGCCCTAGGGAAATTCGATCTTGCGCTCCCTATGATCATCAAGGCGTTAAAGCCCTTGGGCGTAGACATTCCGGACAAGGATCACGACAAGGTGACCGGAGCGGAAGTAGAGATCGCAAACGCAGCCTTAGAGGGAAAGACGGTCGAATCTCTCTTGGATCTTCCTCTGATCCAAAAGCAGGAACATATTATGGCGGTTAATCTGATGACCAGCGCCATCCCTACTGTTTATAACTACGCTCTTACTTTATTCCCGGTCATCTCGCTCAAGATGGTAAACCTATTCTTGAAACACGGAAACGTTTCCGATCCATACGGATATTCCATGTATGCGATCGTGCTTACATCCGGATTCCAACAATATCGAAAAGGATATGAGTTCGCAGAACTTGCCATCAAGGTAAGCGAGAAGTTCAAGAACCCGAGTGGCATCACGAAGGCAGCCAATATTCTCGCGAACTATACGACTCCCTTCGTAAAACACTTAAAGTATTCCGAAGAGATCAATCATAGAGGGATCCAAGCTAGTTTAGAATCGGGAGAATTCCTGCACGGCGGATATTGCGCAATGAACGACGCGATCAACGTGGTGCTCCAGTCCAAGAACCTAGAATTAGTAAAACCTAAAATAGATGGACTCTTGAAATTCACCAGAAAGGTGAAGAATAACCTGGCAATCGATACCGTTCTCGCTTCGGCGCTCATCGTTTCCAACTTGAGAGGAAAGACCGCCTCTCATACGGAATTCTCCACAGAGGAAATGAATGAGCAAGAATTCATAGAGTTATGTAATTCCCACCAGAGCCCCTTCCCTGTTTGTTTATTCAAGATCATGAAGAGCAGAATGCTTCTCTCCTATGGAGAACCGGAAGCGGCTCTCAAAGAATTGGAAGAAGCAGAAGGAATGCTTGGTTTCATTTCCGGACAGATCGCAGTAGAAGAACATGCCTATCTATATTCTCTCGCAATGGCTGCGAACTATAAACTTTCTCCTCAAGATAAGAAAGCTAAGTTCCTGGAGAGAATGAAACAGAATCAGCAAAAACTGAAACTTCTCTCAGAGAATTCTCCCGAGAACTTCGAACACAAATATCTCTTAGTCGAAGCCGAACTCGCAAGACTAGAATACAAAAACTGGAAGGCTGCAAAGACATACGAGCAAGCCATCCAGCTCGCGAGTAAAAACGAATATTATAACGACGAGGCCTTGGCCGCAGAACTCGCGTCCAAGTTCTGGTTCTCTAAGGGAAGCGCAAAGATAGGTTCCCAATATGTGGGCGAGGCCTACCAAAAGTACGGAAGATGGGGAGCCACCAAGAAACAAGAACTCTTGCGAGCAAAGTATCCGGAATTCATCCGAGAAAAAGGAGGAAGGGATACCTTCCGCACCACCAGGACCATCGGGACCCTAAGCACACGTACCGCTTCCGCAACGGAAGTATATACCGGACAGACTTTGGACTTCCAATCCATTCTGAAAAGTTCCACTGCGATCTCCGGGGAAATCAAACTGGAATCCTTATTGGATACGTTGATGCAGATCTCCATAGAGAATGTGGGAGCGGAGAAGGGAGTCATGATCCTGCGAAGGGACGGAAAGCTCTTCGTAGAAGCTGAGGGTAGCATAACGGACGACGAGATCCGGGTCATGCAAGGAACTCCTCTCCAAGAAAGCAAGAACATCCCGATCAGCGTTATCTATTATGTGGAGAGGACCAAGGAAGATCTGGTATTAAGGAACGCATTCGCGGATGAAAAGTTCAATAAGGATCCTTATATCCGGGAAAGAAAAACCAAGTCGGTCTTATGTTCTCCTATCATCAAGCAGGGAGAGCTGATCGGTATATTATATTTAGAGAATAATCTTTCCGAAGCAGCATTCACTTCGGATCGATTGCAGACTATCTCCATCCTTTCTTCTCAGGCAGCGATCTCTATCGACAATGCGTTACTCTATGCTAACTTGGAAAGCAAGGTTGCGGAAAGAACCAAGGAATTGGCGACTGCCAACGATGATCTAGCCCTGAAGAATCAGCACATTACGGACAGTATTACATATTCTTTGAATATCCAACAGGCGATCCTTCCAGCCCATGAGATCTTGAGCAAATCCTTGGAGGATTATTTCGTGATATTCCGCCCCAAGGATATCGTTTCCGGAGACTTCTATTGGTTTTCCAAACAGGAAGATGCGACTTATATAGCCGCCGTGGATTGTACTGGTCACGGGGTTCCGGGAGCGCTTATGTCCATGATAGGCAATACTCTTTTGAACCAGATCGTGAACGAGATAGGTATCACTGAACCGGGAGAGATCCTAAGCCTTCTTCACCTGAAAGTAAGACAGGCTTTAAAGCAGGATACCGATCAAACCAATTCCAGGGACGGAATGGACCTCTGCCTATTAAAGATCCAAGACAATAATTTATTCTTTGCGGGAGCGAAACGCCCTATTTTTATAGGAAAAGGCGGAGTCTTGACCGAAATTAAAGGAGATAGGTTCTCGATAGGCGGCAAGCAAAAAGAAGAGACGCGAAAATTCACGACGCACTCCATTCCTCTAGAAAAAGGAATTCGAACGAGTGTCTACTTAACCACGGACGGTTTCATGGATCAGCCGAATCCGGAACGCATGAAGATCGGTACCAAAGGATTTCTGGCATTCTTGGGTGGAATAGAACACCTTTCCTGTGCGGAACAAAAAGAGAGAATGGAATCCTTTCTGCTAGCTCACCAAAACGGAGAAGCGCAGCGGGACGACATAACACTTGTCGGTGTGGTTTTGGGGGGTTAA
- a CDS encoding VOC family protein, which yields MRPFKILGVQQIAVGGEDKQKLKKFWVDILGLENVGTYRSEKENVDEDILRMGKGAYAVEVDIMEPVDASKSPKVHDPKLNHIGLWVDDIHKAVEWLSAQGVRFTPGGIRKGAGGHEVTFIHPKGNEEFPLCAEGVLVELVQAPKEVIDALG from the coding sequence ATGAGACCGTTTAAGATCCTAGGAGTCCAACAGATTGCGGTAGGCGGAGAGGACAAACAGAAACTCAAGAAATTTTGGGTGGATATTCTCGGCCTGGAGAACGTAGGCACATATCGCAGCGAAAAAGAGAATGTGGACGAAGACATTCTTAGAATGGGTAAGGGAGCTTACGCGGTTGAAGTGGATATCATGGAACCCGTGGATGCAAGCAAGAGCCCTAAGGTCCACGATCCGAAATTGAATCATATCGGTCTATGGGTGGATGATATTCATAAGGCTGTGGAATGGCTGAGTGCGCAAGGAGTTCGCTTTACTCCTGGCGGGATCCGCAAGGGAGCCGGTGGCCATGAAGTTACGTTCATTCATCCGAAAGGAAACGAGGAATTTCCTCTATGTGCCGAAGGGGTTCTGGTAGAGCTTGTCCAAGCTCCGAAGGAAGTCATAGACGCGTTAGGTTGA
- a CDS encoding endonuclease/exonuclease/phosphatase family protein, whose protein sequence is MKLLKRLLIVILSFLALLLLIIYFTTFHPSELQEASVNCESNAPILDSAKQIKLLSWNVQYFAGKNRVFWYDVPDESGPDTAPSREEVENTLKKVANVILEQNPDFVLFQEVDDGAKKTYNEDQAERILPLLSDLYPCRTEAFYWKAGFVPHPKILGSVGMKLTIFSKYKIVSALRHQLPTPPADPITQQLQLKRAVLQADIATHDGKTITILNTHLDAFSMGTDTMHRQVATIAKILETLDAKNMPWILAGDFNLLPPGFSRSQLHPNGAFFYSDEEEITPLFIKWNSTATQEELNGPNKEKFYTHVPNDPQIAKPDRTIDYIFYSRGLTKKEYKVLQEGEAAEASDHLPLEAVFASEE, encoded by the coding sequence TTGAAATTACTAAAAAGATTACTCATCGTCATACTTTCCTTTCTTGCTCTTCTACTCTTAATCATATATTTCACCACATTTCATCCATCTGAATTGCAAGAAGCCTCCGTGAACTGCGAATCCAACGCTCCGATCCTGGACAGTGCCAAGCAGATCAAATTACTTTCTTGGAATGTGCAATATTTTGCAGGAAAGAACAGAGTATTTTGGTACGACGTTCCGGATGAGAGCGGACCCGATACCGCTCCTTCTAGGGAGGAAGTGGAAAACACACTCAAGAAGGTGGCCAATGTGATCCTGGAACAAAATCCTGATTTTGTCCTATTCCAAGAAGTGGACGACGGAGCCAAGAAGACGTATAACGAGGATCAGGCGGAAAGGATCCTTCCCCTTCTTTCCGATCTATATCCTTGCAGAACGGAGGCATTCTATTGGAAGGCGGGATTCGTTCCTCATCCCAAGATCCTGGGATCAGTGGGAATGAAGCTAACCATATTCAGTAAATATAAAATAGTTTCCGCGCTTAGGCATCAACTTCCCACTCCTCCTGCGGATCCGATTACCCAACAATTACAATTGAAGAGAGCTGTGCTACAGGCGGACATTGCGACCCACGACGGGAAGACGATCACTATATTGAATACTCATCTAGATGCATTCTCGATGGGAACAGATACGATGCATAGACAGGTGGCAACCATCGCAAAGATCCTGGAAACCTTGGATGCGAAAAATATGCCTTGGATCTTGGCCGGAGATTTCAATCTTCTTCCTCCCGGTTTTTCCAGAAGCCAACTTCATCCGAACGGAGCCTTTTTCTATAGCGACGAAGAGGAAATTACCCCTCTATTCATAAAATGGAATTCGACTGCGACCCAGGAAGAGTTGAATGGGCCTAATAAAGAAAAATTCTACACCCATGTTCCGAACGATCCTCAGATCGCGAAGCCGGATCGTACCATCGATTATATCTTCTATTCAAGAGGGCTCACCAAGAAAGAATACAAGGTATTACAAGAAGGGGAAGCCGCCGAAGCAAGTGATCATCTTCCTCTCGAAGCCGTATTCGCTTCCGAAGAATAA
- a CDS encoding adenylate/guanylate cyclase domain-containing protein, whose product MEKNESTKESNTFFEQEFKLLSDAQSFLNNSENGEDPKDKLKTLVDSYESLLKQSSKIMKIGDSTQHRLLKTQEELTNSNIMLEAAYMDLKLVTEVGRIITSSLEPKVIIQSVYQNTKSMVPMDILAFGIYDEEKKEIKYKFCVIDGRYTPAPSVDSLEEDNPSSYCIKHGQELISQDVEKDFPQYLAEIRKHFGENTQSASYFPLKVEERFIGVLTVHSYVKNAFQPNQLNILRTLANYVAIGVDNADAYRTLSKRNKELKDSLEKIEELNKNIEEERQKSENLLLNILPRSIADRLKGGEGVIADYFPSSTVLFADIVGFSKLTTKIKTPTRLVEILNRIFTEFDVIADKYKLEKIKTIGDCYMLAGGIPVPTADHADKAAEAALDMIRRLEELKPELEFDFNVRIGLHTGEVVAGVIGKNKFVYDLWGDSVNTASRMESHGSTGRIHVSEAVYLSLKDKYSFEDRSIIEVKGKGPMHTYFLLDKK is encoded by the coding sequence GTGGAAAAGAACGAGTCTACAAAAGAATCCAATACCTTCTTCGAGCAGGAATTCAAACTTCTCTCGGATGCTCAGTCCTTTCTGAACAATTCCGAGAACGGAGAAGATCCTAAGGACAAACTCAAGACTTTAGTAGATTCCTACGAGTCTTTGTTAAAGCAGTCCTCAAAGATCATGAAGATCGGGGACTCCACTCAGCATAGGCTCCTCAAGACACAAGAAGAATTAACCAATTCTAATATAATGCTCGAGGCGGCCTATATGGACCTTAAGCTGGTCACCGAGGTTGGGAGGATCATTACTTCTTCTCTCGAACCTAAGGTGATCATCCAGTCTGTGTATCAGAACACCAAGTCCATGGTTCCTATGGACATTCTTGCATTCGGTATCTACGACGAAGAAAAGAAAGAGATCAAATATAAGTTTTGCGTAATAGACGGAAGATACACTCCCGCTCCTTCGGTGGACTCCTTAGAAGAGGATAATCCTTCTTCTTATTGTATCAAACATGGACAGGAACTGATCAGTCAGGACGTAGAGAAGGATTTTCCGCAATATCTGGCGGAGATCCGAAAGCATTTCGGTGAGAATACGCAATCTGCGTCCTACTTTCCTTTAAAGGTAGAAGAACGTTTTATCGGAGTTCTCACAGTACATAGCTACGTTAAGAATGCATTCCAGCCCAACCAGCTAAACATACTCAGGACTCTTGCCAACTACGTAGCGATCGGAGTGGATAATGCCGACGCATATCGCACTCTTTCCAAGAGAAACAAGGAATTGAAGGATTCCCTGGAAAAGATCGAAGAGCTGAACAAGAATATAGAAGAAGAAAGACAGAAGTCCGAAAACCTTCTATTGAATATCCTACCTAGAAGCATAGCCGATAGATTAAAAGGAGGAGAAGGTGTCATCGCCGATTACTTCCCTTCTTCTACCGTATTGTTTGCGGATATAGTAGGATTCTCCAAGCTTACTACTAAGATCAAGACTCCGACTCGACTCGTGGAGATCTTAAACCGTATTTTTACAGAGTTCGATGTGATCGCCGACAAGTATAAATTGGAAAAGATCAAGACGATCGGAGACTGTTATATGTTAGCGGGAGGGATCCCAGTTCCCACCGCAGATCACGCAGACAAGGCGGCCGAGGCGGCATTAGATATGATCCGTCGTCTGGAAGAACTGAAGCCCGAGCTTGAATTCGATTTCAATGTGAGAATTGGACTGCATACAGGAGAGGTAGTCGCAGGAGTGATCGGTAAGAACAAATTCGTGTACGATCTTTGGGGCGATTCGGTGAACACTGCCTCTCGTATGGAGTCCCACGGTTCTACCGGAAGGATCCATGTTTCGGAAGCAGTTTATCTTTCTTTAAAGGATAAATATTCTTTTGAGGACAGAAGCATCATCGAGGTAAAAGGAAAAGGCCCGATGCATACTTACTTCCTGCTGGATAAAAAATAA
- a CDS encoding DUF1987 domain-containing protein, with translation MESLHIQQTKTSPEVILDSSKGVAEIIGESYPENAMAFYKPVFDWLAAIQASNKQIQFRFQMDYFNTSSSKVIMDILDHLQKYHDKGGKVEVEWLYKEDDEDMQETGEEFSSDLSLPFKMKSYK, from the coding sequence ATGGAATCCTTACATATACAACAAACTAAAACTTCACCAGAAGTCATCTTAGATTCATCCAAAGGCGTCGCGGAGATCATCGGAGAGTCGTATCCCGAGAATGCGATGGCGTTCTACAAGCCAGTATTCGATTGGTTGGCAGCTATTCAGGCTTCTAACAAACAGATACAGTTCCGTTTTCAAATGGATTATTTCAATACCAGTTCCTCCAAAGTGATCATGGATATTTTGGATCATCTCCAAAAATATCACGACAAGGGTGGAAAGGTCGAGGTCGAGTGGCTTTACAAGGAAGACGATGAGGATATGCAGGAAACCGGTGAGGAATTCTCTTCTGACCTTAGCCTTCCGTTCAAAATGAAATCTTATAAATAG